In the genome of Myxococcus stipitatus, one region contains:
- a CDS encoding ABC transporter substrate-binding protein yields the protein MRALRLPWVFVLAGLVVLGAGCKRESSRGADAPLRLGFFPNITHAQALVGNSEGVFASEPGVGKLEVKQFNAGPAAMEALVAGSLDVSYVGNGPAINTFLKAGRELRIIAGAVNGGAMLVTRTAKSAAELKGRKVATPQLGNTQDIALRYWLKQQGLSTNLDGQGDVQIVPLSNSDILVQYLRGGIEGAWVPEPWGTRMLMDPEGGGQVLVDEKTLWPEGRFPTTVIVTTRKVLETQRPRIVALLRAHVKLTERWKKEPEVFATQVNTAFGKLTQKPLAAPILQGAFSHLEPSLDPVPSALSTAAKHAQELGFIPSSDISGLVDLSVLEEARKP from the coding sequence ATGCGTGCCCTTCGGTTGCCCTGGGTGTTCGTGCTCGCCGGACTGGTGGTGCTCGGCGCGGGTTGCAAGCGCGAGTCCTCGCGTGGAGCGGACGCGCCGCTGCGCCTGGGCTTCTTCCCGAACATCACGCATGCGCAGGCGCTGGTGGGAAATTCGGAGGGCGTGTTCGCGTCGGAGCCCGGCGTGGGGAAGCTGGAGGTGAAGCAGTTCAACGCGGGGCCCGCGGCCATGGAGGCGCTGGTGGCGGGCTCGCTCGACGTCTCCTACGTGGGCAACGGGCCCGCCATCAACACGTTCCTCAAGGCCGGGCGCGAGCTGCGCATCATCGCGGGCGCCGTGAATGGCGGCGCCATGCTGGTGACGCGCACGGCGAAGAGCGCCGCGGAGCTGAAGGGCAGGAAGGTGGCGACGCCCCAGCTGGGCAACACCCAGGACATCGCGCTGCGGTACTGGCTCAAGCAGCAGGGCCTGAGCACGAACCTGGATGGCCAGGGCGACGTGCAGATTGTTCCGCTGAGCAACTCGGACATCCTGGTGCAGTACCTGCGCGGCGGCATCGAAGGCGCCTGGGTGCCCGAGCCCTGGGGCACGCGCATGCTCATGGACCCGGAAGGCGGCGGGCAGGTTCTCGTGGACGAGAAGACGCTCTGGCCCGAGGGGCGCTTCCCCACCACCGTCATCGTCACGACCCGCAAGGTGCTGGAGACGCAGCGCCCGCGCATCGTCGCCCTCTTGCGCGCGCACGTGAAGCTGACCGAGCGCTGGAAGAAGGAGCCGGAGGTCTTCGCCACGCAGGTGAACACCGCCTTCGGCAAGCTGACGCAGAAGCCGCTGGCGGCGCCCATCCTCCAGGGGGCCTTCTCCCACCTGGAGCCCAGCCTGGACCCGGTGCCGTCGGCCTTGAGCACCGCCGCGAAGCACGCCCAGGAGCTGGGCTTCATCCCTTCATCGGACATCAGCGGGCTGGTGGACCTGAGCGTGCTGGAGGAGGCCCGCAAGCCCTGA
- a CDS encoding ABC transporter permease: MKRDSRLQRYAQKLLLLVLLLAAWEGLSRLGVWSPYLFPGPVTVAKSLGKMVANGSLWEATLRSLGRLGRAYLVSVAIGVPLGLLMARLTFFRNAVKPVVMGLQALPSICWLPLALLWFGLTDTAILFVVVMGSVLGIAIATEDSVQGVDPQLLRVASTLGVRGLRFQFGVLLPAALPGIVTGLKLGWSFAWRALLAGELLFVSGGLGQLLTVGRELMDVPQVMAVMVAIILIGITVDRVLFQTVEGRLRRRWGLEGAL, translated from the coding sequence ATGAAGCGCGACTCGAGGCTCCAGCGCTACGCCCAGAAGCTCCTCCTCCTGGTGCTGCTGCTCGCCGCGTGGGAGGGGCTCTCCCGCCTGGGCGTGTGGTCCCCGTACCTCTTCCCCGGGCCCGTCACGGTGGCGAAGAGCCTGGGGAAGATGGTCGCCAACGGGAGCTTGTGGGAGGCGACGCTGCGCTCGCTGGGGCGGCTGGGGCGGGCCTATCTCGTCTCGGTGGCCATCGGCGTCCCGCTGGGTTTGTTGATGGCGCGGCTGACCTTCTTCCGCAACGCGGTGAAGCCCGTGGTGATGGGCCTGCAGGCCCTGCCCTCCATCTGCTGGCTGCCCCTGGCGCTCCTCTGGTTCGGCCTGACGGACACCGCCATCCTCTTCGTCGTGGTGATGGGCAGCGTGCTGGGCATCGCCATCGCCACGGAGGACAGCGTGCAGGGCGTGGACCCGCAGCTCTTGCGCGTCGCGAGCACACTGGGCGTCCGGGGCCTCCGCTTCCAGTTCGGCGTGCTGCTGCCCGCGGCGCTGCCCGGCATCGTCACCGGCCTCAAGCTGGGGTGGAGCTTCGCGTGGCGCGCGCTGCTCGCCGGGGAGCTGTTGTTCGTGTCCGGCGGCCTGGGGCAGCTGCTCACCGTGGGCCGCGAGCTGATGGACGTGCCCCAGGTCATGGCCGTCATGGTGGCCATCATCCTCATCGGCATCACGGTGGACCGTGTCCTCTTCCAGACGGTGGAGGGCCGGCTGCGCCGCCGCTGGGGCCTGGAAGGGGCGCTGTAG
- a CDS encoding ABC transporter ATP-binding protein, whose amino-acid sequence MLRALLGRWRSSLRLLRPAHVEADHAKISVTQLGHRYANRVVALKDVDLNVRSGEFICLLGPSGCGKSTLLYALAGHVHPTGGTVSIDGQPITGPGPNRLLMFQEAALFPWLSVRGNITFALAARGVPRSERKERADQYIRRVHLQGFEDTLPHQLSGGMKMRASLARALAVDPTVLLMDEPFGSLDAQTRIHMQELLQSIWMRTHKTVVFVTHDVHEALMLGTRVVLMAPRPGRIVRDLEVHLPMPRRPDDAALTEMVRHVQRLLSEVERTNTPDSPPPSRASTPAVTGPVLAPPGLPRPAR is encoded by the coding sequence ATGCTGCGTGCCCTCCTCGGCCGATGGCGAAGCTCGCTGCGCCTGCTCCGGCCGGCCCATGTGGAAGCCGACCACGCGAAGATTTCCGTCACCCAGCTTGGACATCGCTACGCCAACAGGGTGGTGGCCCTCAAGGACGTGGACCTCAACGTCCGCTCGGGGGAGTTCATCTGCCTGCTCGGCCCCTCCGGGTGCGGCAAGTCCACGCTCCTCTACGCGCTCGCGGGCCACGTACACCCCACGGGCGGCACGGTGTCCATTGACGGACAGCCCATCACCGGCCCCGGGCCCAACCGCCTCCTCATGTTCCAGGAGGCCGCCCTCTTCCCGTGGCTCAGCGTGCGCGGAAACATCACCTTCGCCCTCGCCGCCCGAGGCGTGCCCCGCTCCGAGCGCAAGGAGCGCGCGGACCAGTACATCCGCCGCGTCCACCTCCAGGGCTTCGAGGACACCCTCCCCCACCAGCTCTCCGGTGGCATGAAGATGCGCGCGAGCCTGGCCCGCGCGCTCGCCGTGGACCCCACCGTGCTCCTCATGGACGAGCCCTTCGGCTCGCTGGACGCGCAGACACGCATCCACATGCAGGAGCTCCTGCAGTCCATCTGGATGCGCACGCACAAGACGGTGGTCTTCGTCACCCACGACGTCCACGAGGCCCTCATGCTGGGCACCCGCGTGGTCCTCATGGCGCCGCGTCCAGGCCGCATCGTGAGGGACCTGGAGGTCCACCTCCCCATGCCGCGCCGCCCGGATGACGCGGCCCTCACGGAGATGGTCCGCCACGTCCAGCGGCTGCTGAGTGAAGTGGAGCGGACCAACACCCCCGACTCCCCGCCCCCATCGCGAGCGTCCACGCCCGCGGTGACGGGCCCCGTGCTGGCCCCGCCCGGACTGCCCCGGCCCGCGAGGTGA
- a CDS encoding serine/threonine protein kinase: MHVGKYQLIRKLATGGMAEVFLAKAEGPGGFEKTLVLKRILPHLVEDPSFVEMFLEEAKLVAQLNHPNVVQIFDFGESEGTYFLAMELIDGPNLRRWRKQADSRGVFLPPNLCAKVVAHAAEGLAFAHDFEDAVTGQPLGLIHRDVSPDNILVSRQGAVKVVDFGIAKVVGQKHRTQTGIVKGKVAYMPPEQVRADPLDRRVDVYALGVVLYELLTGRLPFEGASELAMMQAIISREPVPVTHLREDVPNALQSILTIALRKNREDRYPDCRALQADLERFVLSTGESVGAYQIARAVSQVVDEHLVPTPVSMRAMESAPERTAPLGPVHKASVATTDVSDQPTEQRPSAARRGVRGRRLPIVLGGAALVASAGAFVLVGGGTAAPAESRGQGPAARAAPVAKGEEPPRPAAPTVQAASATKAAHAAAAPTEQAASVAKVEKPPHPAAPTETAGTVAKVEAPPHPVEPTVEKPRVQHAEANDSGKPEDVVPVIATAQPPQPVAKPAPVARKVVKAAPLPLGSVEFRIRPYAVIYLDGKLLGETPMGIIDLPAKKYVVTAVNQNLDKRITRDFEVKAGTANVFKLNLLAD, translated from the coding sequence ATGCACGTGGGGAAATACCAACTCATCCGCAAGCTGGCGACGGGAGGCATGGCGGAGGTGTTCCTGGCGAAGGCCGAGGGGCCCGGGGGCTTCGAGAAGACCTTGGTCCTCAAGCGCATCCTCCCGCACCTGGTGGAGGACCCCTCCTTCGTGGAGATGTTCCTGGAGGAGGCGAAGCTCGTCGCGCAGCTGAACCACCCGAACGTCGTCCAGATTTTCGATTTCGGTGAGTCGGAGGGGACCTACTTCCTGGCGATGGAGCTCATCGACGGGCCCAACCTGCGGCGCTGGCGAAAGCAGGCGGACTCCCGAGGCGTGTTCCTGCCGCCCAACCTCTGCGCGAAGGTGGTGGCGCATGCTGCGGAGGGCCTGGCCTTCGCGCATGACTTCGAGGACGCCGTCACGGGACAGCCGCTCGGGTTGATTCACCGGGACGTGAGTCCGGACAACATCCTGGTGTCGCGGCAGGGCGCGGTGAAGGTGGTGGACTTCGGCATCGCCAAGGTGGTGGGGCAGAAGCACCGCACGCAGACGGGCATCGTGAAGGGCAAGGTGGCGTACATGCCGCCCGAGCAGGTGCGGGCGGATCCGCTGGACCGGCGCGTGGATGTGTATGCGCTGGGGGTGGTGCTGTATGAGCTGCTCACCGGGCGTCTGCCATTCGAGGGGGCCTCGGAGCTGGCGATGATGCAAGCCATCATCTCGCGCGAGCCGGTGCCGGTGACGCACCTGCGCGAGGATGTGCCCAATGCGCTCCAGTCCATCCTCACCATCGCGCTGAGGAAGAATCGCGAGGACCGCTACCCGGACTGCCGCGCGCTCCAAGCGGACCTGGAGCGCTTCGTGTTGTCGACGGGGGAGTCGGTGGGCGCGTATCAGATTGCGCGCGCCGTCTCGCAGGTGGTGGATGAGCACCTCGTCCCGACGCCCGTGTCCATGCGGGCGATGGAGAGCGCCCCGGAGCGCACGGCGCCGCTGGGCCCCGTCCACAAGGCGTCGGTGGCGACGACGGATGTGTCCGACCAGCCGACGGAGCAGCGGCCCTCGGCGGCGCGGCGGGGCGTGAGAGGCAGGAGGCTTCCCATCGTGCTCGGAGGCGCGGCGCTGGTCGCCTCGGCGGGAGCGTTCGTGCTGGTGGGGGGCGGGACGGCGGCGCCCGCCGAGTCGCGTGGACAGGGCCCCGCGGCGCGGGCGGCCCCGGTCGCGAAGGGGGAGGAGCCTCCGCGCCCGGCTGCGCCCACGGTGCAGGCTGCCTCGGCTACGAAGGCCGCGCACGCGGCTGCTGCGCCCACGGAGCAAGCCGCCTCGGTCGCGAAGGTGGAGAAGCCTCCGCATCCGGCTGCGCCGACGGAGACGGCCGGCACGGTCGCGAAGGTGGAAGCCCCGCCACATCCGGTGGAGCCCACAGTGGAGAAGCCTCGGGTCCAGCACGCGGAGGCGAATGACTCGGGCAAGCCGGAGGATGTCGTGCCGGTCATCGCGACCGCGCAGCCGCCGCAACCCGTGGCGAAGCCAGCTCCCGTGGCGCGGAAGGTGGTGAAGGCCGCGCCGTTGCCATTGGGCTCGGTGGAGTTCCGCATCCGGCCGTATGCGGTCATCTACCTCGACGGGAAGCTGCTGGGTGAGACGCCCATGGGCATCATCGACCTGCCCGCGAAGAAGTACGTCGTGACAGCGGTGAACCAGAACCTGGACAAGCGCATCACGCGCGACTTCGAGGTGAAGGCGGGCACGGCGAATGTCTTCAAACTAAACCTGCTGGCGGACTGA
- a CDS encoding tetratricopeptide repeat protein gives MSRGHWRAWTVALWAWLTPGLAAATPQEGTPSAESSAELFRHRMTRASALHEALDYEKALNWLGQAKQVASTSQEQVEVELYRGIVLADMGRRKQSMEAFRVALSLRPDAQLPVPVAPKVTRDFESVRKQVKRNPVAPPVEEAPKVVATPPPEEKPAATAAAPEPKAEPETKKDLRTRLGEAGSGLKKNVGSALGTALDTVMGSREEPPPAAPSAEETR, from the coding sequence ATGAGTCGGGGACATTGGAGAGCATGGACGGTGGCGCTCTGGGCCTGGCTCACGCCAGGGCTCGCCGCCGCGACGCCACAAGAGGGCACCCCGAGCGCCGAGAGCAGCGCGGAGCTCTTCCGCCATCGGATGACACGTGCCAGCGCGCTGCATGAAGCGCTCGACTACGAGAAGGCGCTCAACTGGCTGGGCCAGGCGAAGCAGGTGGCGTCCACTTCCCAGGAGCAGGTGGAGGTGGAGCTCTACCGAGGCATCGTCCTGGCCGACATGGGGCGGCGAAAGCAGTCCATGGAGGCCTTCCGCGTCGCGCTGTCGCTGCGCCCCGACGCCCAGCTCCCCGTGCCGGTGGCCCCCAAGGTGACGCGGGACTTCGAGTCGGTGCGCAAGCAGGTGAAGCGCAACCCGGTCGCGCCGCCTGTCGAAGAGGCCCCCAAGGTCGTCGCGACACCTCCCCCCGAGGAGAAGCCCGCAGCCACCGCCGCCGCTCCCGAGCCGAAGGCCGAGCCCGAAACGAAGAAGGACCTGCGCACGCGCCTGGGCGAGGCGGGCTCCGGGCTGAAGAAGAACGTGGGCTCGGCGCTGGGGACCGCGCTGGACACGGTGATGGGCTCACGCGAGGAGCCGCCACCCGCCGCGCCCTCTGCGGAGGAGACGCGGTAG
- a CDS encoding glucose 1-dehydrogenase, producing the protein MKAVAVFPGKKQVRVIDAPEPELQAPTQVKVRTHEVGVCGTDKDIVSFTYGTPPPGLDYLILGHECLGEVVEVGPAVQGLQKGDWVVPRVRRPCPHAICPACRAGHPDFCITGDFTERGIKQAPGFCSEHFVEDVAYLHRVATELHDVAVLTEPLTIAEKALRQLDVIQERLPWRPVPGRAVVLGAGPVGQLGVLALLRRGFATTVYSHSRKPNVKAEAAEAVGAPYLSTQDTSPEALVRTAGAPDVIYEAAGTAKAAFEALKALSPNGVFIFTGVPSRSEQMSLGGDDFLKQLVLNNQVLLGTVNAAASDFDAALEDLARFRARWPGGLERLITARHPPESFFDVVTGKAGGGIKHVITFT; encoded by the coding sequence ATGAAGGCCGTCGCTGTCTTTCCTGGGAAGAAGCAGGTGCGCGTCATCGACGCGCCGGAACCCGAGCTCCAGGCGCCGACCCAGGTGAAGGTGCGCACCCACGAAGTGGGCGTGTGCGGCACCGACAAGGACATCGTCTCCTTCACCTACGGCACACCGCCTCCGGGCCTCGACTACCTCATCCTCGGACATGAGTGTCTGGGGGAAGTCGTGGAGGTCGGCCCCGCCGTCCAGGGACTCCAGAAGGGCGACTGGGTGGTGCCTCGTGTGCGCAGGCCTTGCCCGCACGCCATCTGTCCCGCATGCCGGGCCGGACACCCCGACTTCTGCATCACCGGTGACTTCACCGAGCGCGGCATCAAGCAAGCCCCCGGCTTCTGCTCGGAGCACTTCGTGGAGGACGTGGCCTATCTCCACCGTGTCGCCACCGAGTTGCATGACGTCGCCGTGCTCACCGAGCCCCTCACCATCGCGGAGAAGGCGCTGCGTCAGCTCGACGTCATCCAGGAGCGCCTGCCGTGGAGGCCCGTGCCCGGGCGCGCCGTGGTCCTGGGCGCGGGGCCCGTGGGTCAGCTCGGTGTCCTCGCGTTGCTGCGCCGAGGCTTCGCCACCACCGTCTACTCGCACAGCCGGAAGCCCAACGTGAAGGCCGAGGCCGCGGAGGCCGTGGGCGCGCCCTACCTCTCCACGCAGGACACCTCGCCCGAGGCGCTGGTCCGCACGGCGGGAGCCCCCGACGTCATCTACGAGGCCGCCGGCACCGCGAAGGCCGCCTTCGAGGCGCTGAAGGCCCTGTCACCCAATGGCGTCTTCATCTTCACGGGGGTGCCGTCGAGGTCCGAACAGATGTCCCTGGGGGGCGATGACTTCCTCAAGCAGCTCGTGTTGAACAACCAGGTCCTGCTGGGCACGGTGAACGCGGCGGCCTCGGACTTCGATGCGGCGCTGGAGGACCTGGCCCGCTTCCGTGCGCGGTGGCCAGGGGGACTCGAGCGGCTCATCACCGCGCGCCATCCCCCGGAATCCTTCTTCGACGTGGTGACGGGCAAGGCAGGCGGCGGCATCAAGCACGTCATCACCTTCACCTGA
- a CDS encoding glycoside hydrolase family 15 protein — protein MGVGRQAAAGGSVPIEDHGIIGDLRTVALVGNEGTIDWLCYPHFDSPSVFAALLDPQKGGHWRIHPKPDGVLNKQFYWPDTNVLVTRFYTADGVGELIDFMPMNKRGEKETREVLRRVRVVRGEMAFEMECLPAFNYARDEHKTHLISGGAAFESDKLQLTLASSLPLRRVERGVAASFVLRENQSAVFTLREGMRLSCEDLVHSHDSAEALFRDTVEYWRHWLSGCQYTGRWRETVQRSALALKLMTFSPTGAIVAAPTCSLPESPGGTRNWDYRYCWLRDAAFTVYAFIRIGFRKEAAAFMQWVEARCAEQGDGPLPLMFSLDGSPVPEEVELSHLMGYGGARPVRIGNAAADQLQLDIYGELMDSVYLSNKYAAPISFDFWRHLRRLVDWVCEHWNEPDEGIWEVRGGRRHFVYSKLMCWVAVDRAIRLADKRSFPADRPRWLAVRDTIFESIMARGWSEERGSFIQAYGKDTLDAANLLMPLVFFLSPVDPRMLSTLDHMRQPPSKGGLTSDGLVFRYDVEATLDGIPGSEGTFNLCSFWLVEAMTRANQARPDLLEEARLTFERMLGYANHVGLYAEQTGMSGESLGNFPQALTHLSLISAAYNLDRTLGRKD, from the coding sequence ATGGGGGTTGGCAGACAGGCGGCGGCGGGGGGCTCCGTGCCCATCGAGGACCACGGCATCATCGGCGACCTGCGCACGGTGGCGCTCGTGGGGAACGAGGGGACCATCGACTGGCTGTGCTACCCGCACTTCGACAGCCCCAGCGTCTTCGCCGCGCTGCTGGACCCGCAGAAGGGTGGCCACTGGCGCATCCACCCCAAGCCGGACGGCGTCCTCAACAAGCAGTTCTACTGGCCGGACACCAACGTGCTGGTGACGCGCTTCTACACGGCCGACGGCGTGGGAGAGCTCATCGACTTCATGCCCATGAACAAGCGGGGCGAGAAGGAGACGCGAGAGGTGCTCCGGCGCGTGCGCGTGGTGCGCGGTGAGATGGCCTTCGAGATGGAGTGCCTCCCCGCCTTCAACTACGCCCGGGACGAGCACAAGACACACCTCATCTCCGGAGGCGCCGCCTTCGAGTCCGACAAGCTCCAGCTCACGCTGGCCTCCTCGCTGCCCCTGCGGCGCGTGGAGCGCGGTGTCGCCGCGAGCTTCGTGCTGCGCGAGAACCAGTCCGCCGTCTTCACCTTGCGCGAGGGCATGCGCCTGTCGTGCGAGGACCTGGTGCACAGCCACGACTCCGCGGAGGCGCTCTTCCGGGACACCGTGGAGTACTGGCGCCACTGGCTGTCGGGCTGTCAGTACACGGGGCGGTGGCGGGAGACGGTGCAGCGCTCCGCGCTGGCGCTGAAGCTGATGACGTTCTCCCCCACGGGCGCCATCGTCGCGGCCCCCACGTGCAGCCTCCCCGAGTCACCCGGTGGCACCCGTAACTGGGACTACCGCTACTGCTGGCTGCGGGACGCGGCCTTCACCGTCTACGCCTTCATCCGCATCGGCTTCAGGAAGGAGGCCGCGGCCTTCATGCAGTGGGTGGAGGCGCGCTGCGCGGAGCAGGGCGACGGGCCGCTGCCGCTGATGTTCTCCCTGGATGGGAGCCCGGTGCCGGAGGAGGTGGAGCTGTCGCACCTGATGGGGTACGGCGGCGCGCGGCCCGTGCGCATCGGCAACGCGGCGGCGGACCAGCTCCAGCTCGACATCTACGGCGAGCTGATGGACTCGGTGTACCTGTCCAACAAGTACGCGGCCCCCATCTCCTTCGACTTCTGGCGGCACCTGCGCCGGCTGGTGGATTGGGTGTGTGAGCACTGGAACGAGCCGGACGAGGGCATCTGGGAGGTGCGCGGCGGACGGCGGCACTTCGTGTACTCGAAGCTCATGTGCTGGGTCGCGGTGGACCGGGCCATCCGTCTGGCCGACAAGCGCAGCTTCCCCGCGGACCGGCCCCGGTGGCTGGCCGTGCGAGACACCATCTTCGAGAGCATCATGGCCAGAGGCTGGAGCGAGGAGCGCGGCTCCTTCATCCAGGCCTATGGCAAGGACACGCTGGACGCGGCGAACCTCCTCATGCCGCTGGTGTTCTTCCTCTCGCCGGTGGACCCGAGGATGCTGTCCACGCTGGACCACATGCGTCAGCCCCCGTCGAAGGGCGGGCTCACGTCGGACGGATTGGTGTTCCGCTACGACGTGGAGGCGACGCTGGACGGCATCCCCGGCAGCGAGGGCACCTTCAACCTCTGCAGCTTCTGGTTGGTGGAGGCCATGACGCGGGCGAACCAGGCGCGGCCGGACCTGCTGGAGGAGGCCCGGCTCACCTTCGAGCGGATGCTGGGCTACGCCAACCACGTGGGCCTGTACGCGGAGCAGACGGGCATGTCCGGCGAGTCGTTGGGCAACTTCCCCCAGGCGCTCACCCACCTGTCGCTCATCAGCGCCGCGTACAACCTGGACCGGACGCTGGGCCGCAAGGACTGA
- a CDS encoding L-dopachrome tautomerase-related protein, with translation MSPPPPGARLARVFKVVLAVVGVLALVVVGVRLRYGGGEPYPDVTGMPLLPDSALEEVVRSAEPIGNVAVSSTGRLFYTLHPESRPPGAKLWEWVDGKAVPFPAETLQKRLFDTVLGVTIDRRDWLWVIDHGNHGMGVPRLLAFELSTGHLAHEFDFPPQVAPPGSFLQDLRVDAKGETVFIADVGFWRRSPALVVYDVAKKQARRVLEKHESVFPRDFIIRSPLKDMVFFGGVAALKCGVDGIALDPSDEWLWFAAMSHDTMYRVRTADLRDTSLDDAALAQRIQAVGRKPLNDGLSADTAGNVLMTDVEHGAVLRMSPEGRLETLVKSPRIRWADALNHGPDGWLYVADSALPHAMLQSREHIQANGPYFIWRFKPGIGGIAGM, from the coding sequence ATGTCGCCTCCTCCGCCTGGTGCTCGCCTCGCCCGGGTCTTCAAGGTCGTCCTCGCCGTGGTGGGCGTGCTGGCGCTCGTGGTGGTGGGCGTGCGCCTGCGCTACGGAGGGGGTGAGCCCTACCCGGACGTCACGGGCATGCCCCTGTTGCCGGACAGCGCGCTCGAAGAGGTGGTGCGCAGCGCGGAGCCCATCGGCAACGTGGCGGTGTCCTCGACGGGGCGGCTGTTCTACACGCTCCATCCGGAGAGCCGTCCTCCGGGGGCGAAGCTGTGGGAGTGGGTGGACGGCAAGGCCGTGCCGTTCCCCGCCGAGACACTCCAGAAGCGGCTCTTCGACACGGTGCTCGGCGTCACCATCGACCGGCGGGACTGGCTCTGGGTCATCGACCATGGCAACCACGGCATGGGTGTCCCCCGGCTGCTCGCGTTCGAGCTGTCCACGGGGCACCTCGCGCACGAGTTCGACTTCCCGCCGCAGGTGGCTCCGCCGGGCTCGTTCCTCCAGGACCTGCGGGTCGATGCGAAGGGCGAGACGGTGTTCATCGCCGACGTGGGCTTCTGGCGGCGCTCTCCGGCGCTCGTCGTCTACGACGTGGCGAAGAAGCAGGCGCGGCGCGTGCTGGAGAAGCACGAGTCCGTCTTCCCTCGGGACTTCATCATCCGCAGCCCGCTCAAGGACATGGTGTTCTTCGGCGGGGTGGCCGCGCTGAAGTGCGGCGTGGATGGCATCGCGCTGGACCCGTCGGACGAGTGGCTGTGGTTCGCCGCGATGAGCCACGACACGATGTATCGCGTGCGCACCGCGGACCTGAGGGACACGTCGCTCGACGACGCGGCGCTGGCGCAGCGGATTCAAGCGGTGGGCCGCAAGCCGCTCAACGACGGCCTCAGCGCGGACACGGCGGGCAACGTGCTGATGACGGACGTGGAGCACGGGGCCGTGCTGCGCATGTCTCCGGAGGGCCGGCTGGAGACGCTGGTGAAGTCTCCGCGCATCCGCTGGGCGGACGCCCTCAACCACGGGCCGGACGGCTGGCTCTACGTGGCGGACAGCGCGCTGCCTCACGCGATGCTCCAGTCCCGCGAGCACATCCAGGCGAACGGGCCCTACTTCATCTGGCGCTTCAAGCCCGGCATCGGCGGCATCGCGGGCATGTGA
- a CDS encoding App1 family protein gives MADLRPAFFRLAVRVDAHYDAVSRSLRRWLGIAPPLRIVPYRGHGTPERALIKARVMEDRRIRPRRHRHTLWSSAVASYKRYMTREIPGAHVAVRWGDKRWEGTTDEEGFLELWVAPPEGVGSGWHEVELELLSPEPEGVPRVVAPVRVAGTGARYGVISDIDDTVIVTGVTDLFKRAWALFLTEHRVRLPFPGVDAFYAALQAGAEGDADNPIFYVSSSPWNLYEHLDEFLALHHIPMGPLLLRDWGLSSQGFAPGGGHGHKLQKIRGLLQDLPHLPFILIGDSGQEDAEHYRTIVREFPGRILCVYIRNVPGRAGRAQELEHIARDVREAGSQLLAVDDTTTAARHAAQAGWIQWKEVREVEAHRRDDAP, from the coding sequence ATGGCCGATTTGAGACCCGCCTTCTTCCGCCTCGCTGTCCGCGTGGACGCCCACTACGACGCCGTGAGCCGGAGCCTCCGCCGTTGGTTGGGCATCGCCCCGCCGCTGCGCATCGTTCCCTATCGCGGCCACGGCACGCCGGAGCGCGCGCTCATCAAGGCGCGGGTGATGGAGGACCGGCGCATCCGTCCCCGGCGGCACCGCCACACGCTGTGGAGCAGCGCGGTGGCCTCCTACAAGCGCTACATGACGCGCGAAATCCCGGGCGCGCACGTGGCGGTGCGCTGGGGGGACAAGCGCTGGGAGGGGACCACCGACGAGGAGGGCTTCCTGGAGCTGTGGGTGGCGCCGCCGGAGGGCGTGGGCTCGGGGTGGCACGAGGTGGAGCTGGAGCTGCTCTCACCGGAGCCGGAGGGCGTGCCTCGCGTGGTGGCCCCGGTGCGGGTGGCCGGCACGGGCGCGCGCTACGGCGTCATCAGCGACATCGACGACACCGTCATCGTCACGGGCGTCACGGACCTCTTCAAGCGCGCGTGGGCCCTCTTCCTCACCGAGCACCGCGTGCGCCTGCCCTTCCCGGGCGTGGATGCCTTCTACGCGGCGCTCCAGGCGGGCGCGGAAGGGGACGCGGACAACCCCATCTTCTACGTCTCCAGCAGCCCGTGGAACCTGTACGAGCACCTGGACGAGTTCCTCGCCCTGCACCACATCCCCATGGGGCCGCTGCTGCTGCGCGACTGGGGCCTGTCCAGCCAGGGCTTCGCGCCCGGCGGCGGCCATGGGCACAAGCTCCAGAAGATTCGCGGCCTGCTCCAGGACCTGCCGCACCTGCCCTTCATCCTCATCGGCGACAGCGGGCAGGAGGACGCCGAGCACTACCGCACCATCGTCCGCGAGTTCCCCGGCCGCATCCTCTGCGTCTACATCCGCAACGTGCCCGGACGCGCGGGCCGGGCCCAGGAGCTGGAGCACATCGCCCGGGACGTTCGCGAGGCGGGCAGCCAACTGCTGGCCGTGGACGACACCACCACCGCCGCGCGGCACGCCGCCCAGGCCGGGTGGATTCAGTGGAAGGAGGTCCGCGAGGTGGAGGCCCACCGCCGCGACGACGCCCCGTGA